Sequence from the Longimicrobium sp. genome:
GGCGAGGACGATCGTGCCTACCTGGATGAGAAGAACGTACCCGAGGAGTCGCGGACGGAAACGTATGCGGCCGTGCGGCTGACCGTGGACAACTGGCGGTGGGAGGGCGTGCCCTTCTACCTGCGAACGGGGAAGAAGCTGGCGGGGAAGCAGAGCGAGGTGGTGATCCGCTTTCGTCCCGCGCCGCACCCCATCCGCGACCTGGTGCACTGCGACTCGCCCGCGCCCAACGCCCTGGTGCTGCACATTCAGCCCGACGAGGGGATGTCGCTCTTCTTCGAGGCCAAGGAGCCGGGGATTCGCGGCCCGTTACGGGCGGTGTCGATGGACTTCGACTACAAGCGCGCGTTCGGGGTGGAGTCGCCCGAGGCGTACCAGCGGCTGCTGCTGGATGCCATGCTGGGCGACGCGACGCTGTTCGCGCGGCGAGACGAGGTTGAGGCGGCGTGGACCCTGGTGACGCCCATACTGGAAGCATGGGAGCGCCAAGGCGAGCCGGAGGAGTACCCGGCGGGATCGTGGGGGCCGCGCTGCGCGGACGAGCTGCTGGCGCAGGAGGGGCGCAGCTGGCACCAGCCGACGGGGTGATTACGGCAGCGTGGTAGGAATTGGATCGGAGGATGGGCAGGGCCGGCGGGGATGAGCCTGGGTTCGGCGCGTGCCGCGGTCGCCCCCCTCTCCCGGCCTCTCCCCCATAAACCCCATGGGGGAGAGGAGAATTCGAGTGCGCTTCGGCTGTCCCTGCTCACTCGGCGGGAACGTGGGCGAGGGGCGGGGCGTTTCGACGGGAGCCGGCGCATGCCCCTGGCAGCCCTCTCTCCCCGGCCCTCTCCCCCGCAAGCGGGGGAAAGGGAGAATTCGATTGCGGTCCGGCTGGCCCCGCGCACTTGACTTGGGGATGGGGGGCGCCGGCCGGCACACCGGGCTATGGAGTCAGCGCCCGCGGCTACGAACCTTCAGGCGGGTGGGTTCCGGCCTTGAGCGCCGCGCGGAGGGCCGTGGCGGTGATCTCCATCTGGCCGAAGATGCGCGCCGGGACGCCCATCGGCGATTGCAGCACGCCCAGCAGCAGTTCGCCCGCACCCACCTGGTGAAGGCCGGCGGCGCGGGCTTCGCGCATCGCGAACTCGATGGCACCTTTCACGTCATCCGCGTAGGGGAGCACGGGTGCGCGCAGGCCCCAGGCGCGTGGCGGCGAAGCGTGCTCCATCCGACGGCGCACCGTCGCGGGCTCGTGCCCCAGGCGCTCGAACGCGCGCGCCGCCAGGCCCGAGGGGTCGGCCATCAGCGCGTAGAGCAGGTGCTCGGCGTGGACGGCGCCCACGTTGGCCTTCTGCGCTTCGGCCGTCGCGTTGCCGAGCGCGTCGCGCGCCGCCTCGTCGAACGGCAGGTCCGGCGGGCGGGGCGGGGGAACCTTGGGACCGCGGCGAAACAGCACGCGCAACCTCCGATTCAGGATCGTGCATCAGCGCCCGGACACGCTCCCCGGGCCAGTGCCGGAACGTAAGCAACGGAAACCATCGTGTCCACGCAGCCATCCGCTCAGATCGTGCACCCCGGCACCTCCCGCATCGAAGTGTACGCCGATGCACCGGCCGCCTCCCGCGCCTCCGCGGAGAGCTTCGCGCGCCAGGCCGTGGAGGCCGTGCAGGCGCGCGGCCGGTTCAGCGTCGTGCTCTCCGGCGGGAGCGCGCCGGAGCAGTCGTACCGCCTGCTGGGCGACGAGCCGTTCCGGTCTATGATCCCGTGGGACGGCGTGCACCTGTTCTGGGGCGATGATCGCTGCGTTACGCCCGGGCATCCGCGCAGCAACTTCCGGATGGCGAACGCGGCTTTCATCACCCGCGTGCCCATCCCGCCAGCGAACGTGCACCGAATGCCGGGGGAGCTTCCGCCCCGCGAGGGGGCCGCGAGGTACGCGGCGGAGCTGGAGGCGTTCTTCGGCCCGGGGGTCCCCCGGTTCGACCTGGTTCACCTGGGAATCGGGCCGGACGGGCACACGGCGTCGCTGTTTCCCTTCGACGACCTGCTGCGCGATGCCGAGCGCACCGTCGGCTGGTCGCTGCACCGGCCGCTCGGGGAGTGGCGGCTCACGCTGACGGTCTCCGTGCTGAACGCGGCGCAGCGCGTGGAGATGCTCGCACTGGGCGAGGGCAAGGCATCCATCGTCCGGTCGGCGCTGGAGGGCCCGATCGATCCGTACCGCATCCCCGCGCAGCTGGTTCGCCCGGCGGGGGGGATGGTCTTGATGGTGGATCGCGGGGCGGCCAGGGAGTTGGCTGGCGGGTGAGTTGGAGAGGGGGGCCGGCTATGCTGGGGCGACTAAAGTCGCGGCAACAAAGGCCCAAAGTCCGCCTTCGCGGACTGCATACGCAGTCGGGTGCGCGGGGCCAGCCGGAGCGCAATCTGTCATCCAGAGGCGCGAGCGCACCGAATTGGCCCGTACGGCATACCAGGCGCGCCGAAGGATCTAGCCGCGGCCGGCACGATGCTGGGGCGCGGCAGCGGTCACAAACTGGAGGCCTCGGCCCTGCTGGGGCGACTGAAGTCGCGGCAACAAAGGCCCAAAGTCCGCCTTCGCGGACTACACGCGCAGTCGAGTGCGCGCAGCCGGCTGGAGCGCGATCGAATTCTCCCTTTCCCCCGCTTGCGGGGGAGAGGGCCGGGGAGAGAGGGCTGCCAGCGGCATGCGCCGAGTCCCGTCGAACCGCACCGCCCCCCGCCCTCGCGTTCGCCACGAGTGCGCGTGGCCAGCCGAAGCGCACTCGAATTCTCCTCTCCCCCGTGCAGTTTACGGGGGAGAGGCCGGGAGAGGGGGGCGGCCGCGGCATGCGCCACAACTCGCCCCCCCTCACCCGAGATCCTCCCGTCTTCTTCCCAGCAGTACCCTGGCGGCAAAGATGGGGGGACCGCCCCTCAGGCCGTCGCCCTCCGCACCTGATGCAGCCGGGGCCACATCCGCCTCACCAGCGTCCCGAGCCCCAGCAGCCCCGCCACACGCCATGCCGCGAGCAGCAGCACCTGCATCATGATGATCCTGCCGTCGAAGTGAACCGACGCGATCCCCGCCAGGATCAGGTTCAGGTTGATGCCGATCGCGATGATGGCCGCCGGCACCAGGAGCACGCCCGAGAAGAACGACATCGCCACCCCCACCTCGGCCAGGGGGATCACCACCGAGAGCAGGCCGTCGGCGCCGGTGTCCACCATCAGCCGGGCAACGTGCGTGTAGAAGTCCAGCGGCGTCTGCGTCTGCCCCTCGG
This genomic interval carries:
- the pgl gene encoding 6-phosphogluconolactonase, whose protein sequence is MSTQPSAQIVHPGTSRIEVYADAPAASRASAESFARQAVEAVQARGRFSVVLSGGSAPEQSYRLLGDEPFRSMIPWDGVHLFWGDDRCVTPGHPRSNFRMANAAFITRVPIPPANVHRMPGELPPREGAARYAAELEAFFGPGVPRFDLVHLGIGPDGHTASLFPFDDLLRDAERTVGWSLHRPLGEWRLTLTVSVLNAAQRVEMLALGEGKASIVRSALEGPIDPYRIPAQLVRPAGGMVLMVDRGAARELAGG
- a CDS encoding Clp protease N-terminal domain-containing protein, encoding MLFRRGPKVPPPRPPDLPFDEAARDALGNATAEAQKANVGAVHAEHLLYALMADPSGLAARAFERLGHEPATVRRRMEHASPPRAWGLRAPVLPYADDVKGAIEFAMREARAAGLHQVGAGELLLGVLQSPMGVPARIFGQMEITATALRAALKAGTHPPEGS